GCTAAGTCTAAGGGGAGTACTCTTTCTGATCAGACTGACGTGTAATTTCAGGAACTGAACATGAGCCTTAGGcctacctgctgcagcacagactcGCCTTGTAGTCTCTGCAGATTTTCCAGGTGGGAATGGAACAaagggctgtgcagcagctttaCCTCCAGCAGCCCTTCAATGATATAGCCGATAGTGCAGTCATCAGGAAGACGCACTCTTTCTGCGGTACTGATGAAATTGCCCAGGCTGTGAGACAGAGCATAGGAGACAAGACGAAATATGCTTTAAAGACTACCAAACACATATTGGTGGAGTTTAGCTAGGAAAAGTGTTTACCTGGCCCAGGGACTCATCTTCAGGGCAAGACCTCTGCTGATACAGAACCCTGCTCCACCTGTGGCAAACCAGAATTTCACGGTTGTCTTCTGaagagcaacaagaaaaaaaacacatagtAGTTACTGATAATCAGCTTTTTCCATTTGGCTGGGTAGGGAAGGAAACTTGAGGTTCTACTGGATATCACATACTGCACTTGAGTCAGAACAAGATTACAGATTAATTCCTATTTCTTTAGGCTGCTGAAAGCCCACCTAGCTTTTCTCCCAAATGAAACTCTATCCTGGAAATGACACCAGGTGAACCATCACATTAGCACAACTGAGGCAGCACACATGAAACGTAACACTACAGTCCTACTCCTACCCAATTCCATCTGTCCCCTGGTCATTCTAGGGAAAGGTCACAGCCAGCTCAGTGTTCCTGTGGAAATCAAAGGTGGACATGGAGCCAAACCAACTAATGGACCAAGAAGACTACTTTGTTGTGCAGTCTTCCCTAACACGCCGCTTTGTAACTGACTTGCTGGCCAGTGGACTGATTTCTCTTTAGGCCTGTCAGTACAGGCAGCCTAGTGAGAACTTGTCCTTTAGCATGACAGAGGTATATTTGCTTCCACTTCTTGAAAACCTAGTAACCACTCAGTACTGGAAATGCTTTATATACCAAGAAAGCTTTTGTCACCCATCTGAGGTTGGTTCAAGATGCTGACACTGTGATACCACTCTCAAAACAAACCAAGCCCAAAACAAGGAACACTTCCACCAAAACCactaaaggaaaaggaagagtcAAGGCGGGGAGGCCCTACTCACCTTACCATGAGGGAGATCACCAACACAGGTAAGTAAAGGACAAGAAACAGACAAATTCTGTTGTACATATGCATATGAGGTAGATCAAAGGTTCATTTAACCCAGCACCCTGTCTCTGAAAGTGATCAGTGCCAGGTTCATTGTCTGCAGATTAAATCACTTGTTTCTCGGGGGGAATCCTATGAACTCTCAAGGTTTTAAAAGCTTAGGTGGTCAGCATGTCTCAGACTAACTGCAAAGTTTGCTTACTGATCCATCACTTTGGACATGGTCAGCTGCTTCAATGGGATGGTCCAGACTCGGTCGTCCCACATAAACATCCTGGCTGTGTGAGAAGGCAGATAAGAGATGCAGAAGAGTCTGAGGGTTGACGTAGTTGTCATCATCCACATGGCAAAACCAtcttcaaacaaaaattaagaaagttaGTGCAGAGCAGTGACAAAGAAATGAGTTACATGTTTACAGCTGAGCCTCAGTCTTTCAGCCTTGGAGCAGAATGTATTTCCCAATTGTCCTGAATGACAGAATTTGGAAGCTGAAAGCACCCACAGATCCTAATTttggaaagaagctgaaattaaCAGTCCCCTTTAGGTGATCATCCTTTCCACCTCTCAGATGATACTTATTTATCAACTCTGCTTCATGCTGTGCTCCCTTCCCCATGCTTGTCACCACATTTTAGCTAATATTGCATCCCTTACTGGGGCAGAGGAGGTTACTCAAGTTTCCTGCGAACACAGAAGTGGAAGAAACAAAGTCAATCAGAACAATGTGTTTCACCTACTTTTGCCCAGATTCCAGGAATTTATCATATTCCACAGACATCTTGCAGCAGAGAGCTTGCCGGGTATGGACAGCAGAACAGTTGGTGTTGATCATATGATCCcctagaaaaatacaaagatcaTCCCTTTCAGGTTTGAGAAACATGTGTAGTCCAAAAAAAAGAGACTACAAAGAAGTGCATATTTGGCACTAATACTGTACATCTGAAGTGCATATGGTGCACACATGTAAGAGCAAACTGTAGGACAGGCAGGGCTCATGGGTTATGCATATGGCATGCAAGCTGTAGAGTACATACAAATGTGTGAGTGCAGGGTATATAAATAGTGCCATGAGACTGTATGCAAAGGAAACACCTAATATAACTTTGGACCAGATAGACTTAAGCTTACTAATGAGAAGGAAGTAGGTGAACCCTGTATTCAGGAAGTTCCAGGCATCTTGTCCAGGTGGTAATAGGAACAGCATATTCTCCTGTGAAAGGAGAAGTTTTCTCCGTTTCCTCCACCTTAACTTCCCTAACTGCTTGTACAGCATGAAATAAGGATTTCTAGGGAaagcacaacagaaacaaacctCAGTTATAAGAGACAGTATGTGCCTATGGTACACAGCTTACCTGCTTTCAGGCGTAGCTCCCGATCCTCCCAGTCTGTGAATATAAACGTCTGTGGGAGACAAAAGCAGTGTGTTCACATTTAGGAATTTCAGAAACTAATTTTGATTTTGCTCAGTTGCAGTCAGAATTCTGAATGTTCTGTCTGGCTAGCTTATTTCACAGTAGCTGCTGGGAGTAGGGTAGGGATTGGTGGTGGACAGAACCCCAGCAACTTCAGCCCTTGCCTTATTTGATAAGGTTTCGTATTGCAAACCAGGAGAGCCTCAACTCAGTAAAGCATCCAAGATTTTACTCTCCTCATCTCAGGGTACAGTCAACCAATCTCCAGACAGGAACGACTGTCTTTCTCAGAGTACCTCCCCCTGCAGCTTCAACTCTTCTCCCTGGCTAGGAGTCCTCCAAGCTGTCAAGCAAGctagaaggaaagaataaaagccAGTGGGAAGTGCCATGTGGTAACACTGCCTTGTCCCAGCTGCTGGACAAAATTGTGTTAACATGCTTGGACAGACTGAAATTCCCAAACAAGGGAATGAGTTCTATGgtgttttgtggaaaaaaaactaAAGTTGCCAAACTACTTGCACCAAAACACTGGCTTAG
This genomic interval from Falco peregrinus isolate bFalPer1 chromosome 2, bFalPer1.pri, whole genome shotgun sequence contains the following:
- the RFNG gene encoding beta-1,3-N-acetylglucosaminyltransferase radical fringe; this encodes MSGSCLGLRRACFLLSFGAAALLLLLLPRGQPPAAPRRRPPRPAGPSGPPRAATGGSGLPGTRAGSRGGPGTGGRGGGLGGSPQPARRGRPTARESLELKDIFIAVKTTRKYHRSRLDLLLQTWISRARGQTFIFTDWEDRELRLKAGDHMINTNCSAVHTRQALCCKMSVEYDKFLESGQKWFCHVDDDNYVNPQTLLHLLSAFSHSQDVYVGRPSLDHPIEAADHVQSDGSKTTVKFWFATGGAGFCISRGLALKMSPWASLGNFISTAERVRLPDDCTIGYIIEGLLEVKLLHSPLFHSHLENLQRLQGESVLQQVTLSYGDPENKHNVVSVGGVFGLQQDPTRFKSVHCLLYPDTIWCPAKKMS